TTTCAGCCACCTGCTTACAGCAGATGATTAAAGATTATGAAGAAGCACTGGAGGTTTATACCATGGATCACTTTCCTGTTCAGTATGCGACCCTACAGCACAATCTTGGAAATGCCTATCGTAAGCTTGCAGAGATAGAGAATAGAAATGAAAATTTAAAGAGGGCCCTCGAAGCTTACGAGGAAGCACTTAAAGTATTTACAAAGGAAAAATTTCCAACAGTACATGACCTTGTGAAAGCCATCCAACTGCAGGCTGAGCAAGAGGTCAGAATATCTACTCAAACGTCCGATTAACCAGTTGCAGGATCGAGTCGGAGAGGGATAATCCAAGCTTTTTGGCCGTTGCTTTATTAAGTACGATGACCGTTCCAATGGGTTCGGTTACCTGAATATCCCATGGTTTCTGTTTATCTTTTAAAATTTGAAGGGTTATGGAGGCAGCCTGAGAACCGATGGTTTCATAATCTGGAGATACCGATAAAAGCGCTCCGGCCTTAACAAAATTTTCTGAATACCCCAGAAAGGGAATTTTTTGTTGCAGGGTCTGCTTCTGTAAAAATTCAAAGTTATCCTGGGTAATCACAATGGGATCTGCCACCATCCACAGCGCATCAATTTGATTTTTAATCCCATCCCAGGCTTTCTTTACCGCCTTTTCCGAAGTAACTTGAACTTCTACCAGCTTTATTCCCAAACCTGAAGAAATTTCTCTGGCCCGCCTGATAAGCTCCTGGGAGGCCTCTGGACTGTAAATCACACCAATTCGGGAGATCTGAGGGGCAATTAATTTTAAATGGGTAAACTGGGATTCTGGAGGAACATCCAGGGAAATCCCGGTGATATTTTTGTTTTTTGACAAATCCAATTTTTTCCAATTCAAAACCATGGAGAAGATAATCGGAACATCGGGAAATCCTTCCTTAGCCAGGAAGGTTGCTTTATCTCCAATGGCAAAAATAAGCCGGGGCTTATCGTGTTTTATCTTTTCGATTAACTTCCGCCCTTTGTTCAAATCTCCTTCTATATCGAATTCCCGGACAGGATAGGAAAGGGCCTTTTTGAAGGCTTCTGCCGGAAGGTTATATTGGGGGATCTTCTGATTAGTCTTTAGGATTACAATCTCTTCACCGGCTTCTACAAGACAGATTAACCCAAGCTCGACTAAACCTGACGTAGTCATCATAAGAATAAGAAACAAAAAAAGATGAATAGAGAACTTCATGGTTTTATTCTAAATGCCCCAGAATTTCCTCATCCGGCACAATCCAGCGATCGTAGTTCAACAAGTTTAAAACCTCTTTTCCATCAGGACTTTCAGACATTTTTAAAAAGATCGATTTGATTTTTTCGATTTCCTCAGCCGAGGCATAATCCTTCAGAACCACCAGTAGGGGATGAAGAATTTCCGGGGAAGTATAGATAATCTTGATTTTTGCTACAGCCGGGTTAACTGCTTTTAGAATATCGATGTTATGGGGGACAACCATCGCCAGGTTTACTCGTTTGTAACTTACGGCTAATAAAGCATCCAGGTCTTTGGGTACGGTAATGATTTTCATACTCGATATATCCACAGGATTATTTTTGAAAAAGTTATCGGCTAAGAGCTCCGGCGTATTATCTCCCAGTGGGGTGGTAGCCAGTGTTTTTCCACTCAGTTCTTTGAGATCCTGAATATCCTCCAGGGTCACCAGAACTTTTTTATAGCCTTTTTGGCCGTTCTTTATAGGAATTAAAAGGGGAGTCAGAGGGTATTTTTGAGCCAGTATGGGATAATACCAGCTTGAGATGATAAGGAAAGAGGGCTTCCTGGCTTCAATTTGCTGCATCATCACCTCAAATTTTATAAAGGGTTGGAAATCCATAGAGAGGTTCGTCTTTTTCAAATAATTCCCCACTCTGGCTTTGAGGACACTGACGTCTTTTAGATTAGCATCGGGATTGTAGAAGAAAATACTGGCTCCGTTGTCAGCCCCTAAAGCCGGGGTAGATCCTAAGAGTAAAAAATTTATTAAAAGGCAGCAGGCTATCTGGAGGAACATAAAGACAGGGTCTCAACTCCTAAGGATAAGATATTCTCTTCAGGAGAGAAGATCAAATCTTTTCTCATGGGGCTCAATAGGCCATGATTCGGTCTCCTCGAAGATTGCCGATGTCTCCACTCTCCCCTCCCCTGTGAAGGAAGGGGAGAGGGAGGAGTCAGGTACAAAAAAGATACCCTGGAAAGTCTCTCCAGATGGGATTTAGAAGGTTATCCGCCCATGTACGGCGGGAATTCCCCCGCATGCAGGGGAAGGGGAGGATATAGAGGAAAAGGGGGCTTCCTTCGGAGCTTGAAGAAAATTCTGAATGACTGAATCCCCCGACTTCCATTGGGGGCTATAGACAGTTCGCCGCTGACAGGGCTTTTTACCCTTATCCCGGCACTATGGGGAAACAGGGAGGTATGCCTGCTAAACTGCTACAGATCCAGTACGGAGGTTTTTCTTGACAGGAAAAGTCTGAATCATGTATCCTTAGGTAACAGGAGGAAATATGGAGTTTAGGCAACTGGAAGTTTTTTGTAAGGTCGCAGAGTTAAAGAGTTTTACAAAAGCTGCCGAAGCAATTTATCTTACCCAACCCACCGTGAGCAGTCATATTCAGTATCTGGAGAACTTATGGGATGTAAAGCTTTTTGACCGGACGGCCAGGATGGCCAAATTAACTAAAGCGGGTGAATTACTCTTTCAATATGCTAAAGAGATTCTGCGTTTGAGGCAGGAAATGCAAAATGCTATGGAGGAATTCTCTGGAACTATCCGGGGGAATCTGGAAGTCGGTGGGAGCAGCATTCCCGGTAATTATATTTTGCCCAGATTAATCGGCCTCTTTAAGGAAGCGTATCCTCAGGCTCAGATTAGCTTACAAGTTTCAGATACCAAAGGTATTGTTAAAGCCTTACTGGAAGATGAAATTGAGTTAGGGGTGGTTGGTGCCCATCTTCCGGATCCTCGTTTAAGGTACGAGGTGTTTGCCAGGGAGGAGTTGGTTTTAATCGTGCCTCCAGACCATAAATGGGCCAACCGGCAGTATGTTGAGCTTGCAGATTTAATCCAGGAACCTCTTATTTTCCGTGAAAAGGGCTCCGGCACCCGAATGATTACCGAACAGGGCTTTGCAGACAAAAATATTTCTCTTAAAAATCTCCAGATTATAGCCGAAATGGGAAGTACAGAGGCTATTAAGCAGGCCGTTGTAGCAGGGATAGGGGTTTCTATCTTATCTTATCAGGCTGTTCTCCACGAGGTAAAATGTCGTTCTCTGGTGGCCCTGACCGTTCAGGATATGAGTCTTTTCCGGGAATTTTACATTGTTTACCCCCAGGTCAGAACCCTCTCCCCACTGGCTAAAGCTTTTATTCAATTCCTTTTAAGACACAAAATGTCTTGAAAATGGGATAAAGGATGGTTCATAATTGATATGATGAAGTCCCTAAATTTTTTACTTCCCAAAATTAAAATAGTATTCTATCCGGGAACTCTTGTTTTTCTTTTATTTACCTTACCCGTCTTTGCCGATTCTCCTAAACCCCGGGTTCAGGTAATTCGAATCGATAGTTCCATTAATCCGGTCACCGAGGAATTTATTCTTCAATCCATCGATACAGCCAGCAAAGCCGAAATGGAGAGTTTAATTATTGAGCTGGATACCCCGGGCGGATTAGACTCCTCTATGCGCAATATTGTAAAGGGAATTTTTAACTCGTCGATTCCGGTTATCGTGTATGTTTCACCCAGTGGCGCTCGAGCCGCCTCTGCAGGTGTGATGATTACCATGGCGGCCCATATAGCTGCCATGGCTCCCGGAACGAATATAGGAGCTGCGCATCCGGTCAACTTAGGAGGCGGAATGGACGAGGAAATGAAGAAAAAAGTAGAAAATGATGCCATCGCCTATGCCCAGGGCATAGCCCAAAAACGGGGAAGAAACGAAGAGTGGGCCGCACAAGCCGTCAAAGAGAGTGTTTCGGTAACTGCCGAGAAAGCCCTGGAACTCCATATTATCGATGTGGTGGCTTCAAATCTCCCGGAGCTTCTTTCCCAGGTCCATGGGAGAAAGGTGACCCTGGAATCGGGTGTAAAGGAGTTGAATACAAAGGATGCCGACATAGTTCGGGTTGAAATGGGGTTACGACATCGGATTTTAAATACTTTGACCAATCCCAACATCGCCTATATTCTCATGATCCTGGGATTTTATGGGCTTATTTTTGAGCTTTCCAATCCCGGGGCTGTTTTACCTGGAATTTTAGGGGGTATCTGTTTAATCCTGGGACTTTATTCCCTCCAGACCCTTCCCATCAATTATGCCGGTCTCCTCCTTTTCTTATTCGGAATTATGTTGCTGGTGCTGGAAGTAAAAGTAGCCAGTTATGGTGCCCTGACCATCGGTGGAATTGTTTCCATGATTCTGGGTTCCATCATGCTTTTTGAATCTCCTGAACCTTACCTGAGGGCTTCCTGGTCCGTTATCCTGCCGGCTGTAGGAACTACGGCTGCACTTATTTTATTTGCCCTGGGAGTCGCCATCAAAGCGCGATTGTCTAAACCTGCAACCGGAAAAGAAGGAATGATTGGGGAAATCGGAACGGTTTATTCTAAGCTGGATGATCGAGAGTTTAAAGTCTTTGTCCACGGAGAATACTGGAACGCAGAAAGTGATCAAATGTTGGAGGTTGGAGAAAAGGTAGAAGTTATCCAGGTAAAAGGTTTAAAGTTGAAGGTAAGGAGAGCTAAAAGGAAAGAAATGTAGTAATCTCTTTAATCCCTCTTTAGGAATGAAGAGAAAGGTTACTACAGGCTTTTTTTTCTAAACAAACATCTAAACAAACAAAGGAGGATTCTATGGGAATCGGCGTAATGGTCGTTGGTTTTCTTCTTTTAGTCGTTATTCTTAACTCCATTCGGATCTTGAAGGAATATGAACGGGCTGTTATCTTCCGTCTGGGAAAGCTTGCCCCCGAAGGGGCCATCGTGGGTGGTAATGGGCCTGGGTTGATCTTGCTAATTCCCATTATTGATAAAATGGTCAAAATCAGTTTACGAACGGTAGTTTTGGATGTTCCGCCTCAAGATGTTATTACGAAAGATAATGTTTCGATCAAGGTCAACGCGGTTGTGTATTTTCGCGTGGTAGATCCCAATAAAGCCGTTGTCGAGGTGGAAAACTATCTCTATGCAACCTCTCAGTTAGCCCAGACTACCTTGCGGAGCGTTCTGGGTCAGGTTGAGCTGGATGATTTACTCTCTGAGCGGGAGAAAATCAACGCCCATTTACAGGAAATCCTGGATCGCCATACCGACCCCTGGGGTATTAAGGTATCTACCGTAGAGGTGAAACACATCGACCTCCCTCAGGAAATGCAGCGAGCTATGGCCAGACAGGCAGAAGCTGAAAGGGAACGAAGGGCTAAAGTTATTAATGCAGAGGGAGAATATCAGGCTTCTTCACGGCTTGCAGAAGCTGCTTCTATCATAGCTACCCAGCCGACCGCCTTACAACTTCGGTTCTTGCAAACTTTAACCGAAATAGCGGCAGAGAATAACTCCATCGTTCTTTTCCCCGTTCCTATCGATCTGATTCGACCTTTTATAAAACTCATAGAGGAGAAAAAATAAGACCCGGCTAGAAAGCAGAAAGGTTTTTGTACTTTCTGCTTTCTGAGCTTTAGGTCAACTCCTGCTCAAAGGTCTTAAATGGCCAGGTATTTTTTAACCAGGGCTTCGTTTTTCCATAATTCTTCCACCGATCCTTCATATTGGATCCTTCCTTTTTCCAGAATAAAAGCATGATCGGCTACGGCGCGGGCGAAGTTCAAGTTCTGGTCTGCTAAAAGAATGGTTACACCTTCTCTCCGGATATTCTGGATGGCCTCCCTCAAGATCTGTACCAGGAGAGGGCTTAATCCTTCTGAAGGTTCATCCAGTAAAAGTAAGGTGGGATTGGCCATTAAAGCCCTTCCGATGGCCAGCATTTTTTGCTCTCCGCCGCTGAGATGCCGCCCCTTTTGATTTTCCAGATCTTTAAGTTTTGGAAAAAGGGTATAGACCTTGGAAAGGTTCCAACCCCCCTGGACAGGAGGTATGACCCACTGAGCTATTTCAAGATTCTGGCGGACCGTCAATTCGGGGAAAATCCTTCGATCATCTGGAACATACCCAATGCCGAGAAGAGCTATTTCATAGGGCTTTCTTTTGGAAATGTCCTGTCCTTTGAAGCGAATAACCCCGGATCGAGGCGGAGTCAGGCCCATGATGCTTCGAAGGGTGGTCGTTTTACCTACTCCATTTCTTCCCAATAAACAGGCCACTTCTCCCTGATTAACCTCCAGGGAGATCTCTTGCAAGATATGACTGAAACCGTAGAACGTATCGATGGATTGAAGCTCTAAGATTTTGTGGGTAGTAGGAGGCCTGGAGGCTGAGGCCTGCTTTTCATTGACCGGGGGGGTCCACGATGACGAACGGGGGATAGCGGTCAATGGATTATCTCCCAAATAAACTTCTCGAACGATGGGGTCTTCTTTAATCTCTTCGGGTCGCCCATCCACCAAAACTTTCCCCCTATGTAAAACAATGATCCGGTCGGAAAGGGAAAACACCACATCCATATCATGCTCCACAATGAGGAAAGTTGTTTTTTGCTCTACCGCTAATCGTTTGATATTTTTAAGGATATGGACCCGTTCTACGGGATTCATACCGGCTGTAGGCTCATCGAGAATAAGGAGGGTGGGATGACTGGCCAGGGCCATTCCGATCTCCAGCAGTCGTTGATCTCCATGGGAAAGAGCGGCTGCAGGAAGCGTGGATTTCTCCAAAAGGCCGATCGTTTGGAGTATGTCTTCCACAGATTTTCTTACAGAGGTTAAGCGTTTGAATCTGGAGAAAAGATTCAGGCTTTTATTCATCCGGGAAAGTGTGGGAATGGCGATATTTTCGAAAACGGTCAATCGAGGCAGGATATTGGTGATTTGAAAGGAACGGCCTATGCCCCTTTTTACTCTACGATGAATGGGAAATCGCGTAATATCTTCACCTTTAAAGAAGATTTTTCCCGAATCCGGAAAAAATCTGCCTGTCAGGAGGTTAATGAAGCTGGTCTTTCCAGCTCCGTTGGGTCCGATAATCGAAGTAAAAACCCCTTCTTCAAATTTTAAATCAATACCATCGACTGCATGAATTTCACCGAAATACTTTTTGAGGCCTTCAACCCTCAACAGTTCCATCCCTTAGGGAAGCAAAAGGCAAAAGCAAAGATATTTTTCTCCTTTACCTTTTGGCCTTTGCTTTGAATTGGATAAGAGCTCCTACAACCCCTCCTCGTAATCCGAGCAGAATAAGGAGTAGAATGATTCCATATACCAGCAGCCAGTACTCGGTATACCGGACGACGGTTTCTTTCAAAAGGATAAACAACGCGGAACCAACGATAGGACCGGCGAAGGTATGAATTCCTCCTAAAAGGCTTGCCAGGATGGGTTCAGAGGATTTGGTCCAATCTGCGGCTGCAGGCGCGACGGTATTTTCCAGAGGAGCCAGTAACGCACCGGCCAATCCGGCAAAGAATCCCGAAATCACAAAGGCTATCCATCGATATCTCTTGATAGGAATTCCGGCAAACTCCACACGATGAGAATTTTCCCGTATACCCTGAAGGACCAGTCCAAAGGAGGAGTTGACAATGGTATAAAGGAGAAGAATGGCCAGAAGTGTAACGATTAAAACAAAATAATAGTAATTAGATACGGCCTTCATGTTTAAGCTAAATACCCCGGGAATCTGAAGGGGAGCTCGGGGAATTCCGATCAATCCATCATCGCCTCCGGTGACATCCCGCCATTTCCAGGCCAGGGAGTAGACCATCATCCCGAAGGCCAGGGTCAGCATGGAGAAATATACATCAGTATGGCGAACACAAAAAAAGCCGATGATTAAGGCAAGAAGGGTTGCAGCCAGCGTACCTCCCAGAACGCCGGGAATTAGAGAATTGGTTACATTCTTTAAAATCAGGCCCGTTGCATAGGCTCCCGTTGCATAAAAGGCTGCATGTCCAAAGGATAAAAGTCCTGTATAGCCGAACAAAAGATTGAACCCTAAGGCAAACAGACTCAACATGAGAATCTGAAGGGTTATATAAAGATAAAACCTTGAAGCCAGAAGGGGAAGAATCATCAAAACAACGATTAAGAGGCATAAACCAATCACTGTATAAGGTTTCATTTATTAAAGGTTACTATTTTGTAAAGTTAATTCTGTGTGATTCTCCTTCACCCCAGGCTCCTCCCCCTCCCTCATCCTCCCCGTCCACGGGGGGATGGAAAGGGGGAAGGGGAGCCGGGGGTGAGGGCAGAACGGTCATTCAAATCTAACTTTACGAAGTACTGCCCTATTTAGAGACACCCCAAGCCGTCTGAGACCCTTGCCAGGTATCTTTTTCTCTGACCCGATCCCTTTCCTGCCTCCCCACATCTCCGTGTTTCTTGTTTTCTAAACTTCTCGGGTTCCAAACAATCCCCAGGGTCTTAAAATGAGTACAACGGCCATGAGGATAAAGGCCAGAGCCATTTCAAATACGGGAATATAGAAAACACCGTATACATGAAGAAGTCCTATCAGGATAGCTCCGATAAAGGCGCCTTTTAAGCTTCCCAGGCCTCCAATAACCGCAACAATAAAAGCTTCGATGATAATTATCTCGCCCATTCCCGGAGAAACCGGGCGAATAGGTATACTCAGAGCTCCGCCTAATGCAGCA
The sequence above is a segment of the Candidatus Limnocylindrales bacterium genome. Coding sequences within it:
- a CDS encoding selenium metabolism-associated LysR family transcriptional regulator, yielding MEFRQLEVFCKVAELKSFTKAAEAIYLTQPTVSSHIQYLENLWDVKLFDRTARMAKLTKAGELLFQYAKEILRLRQEMQNAMEEFSGTIRGNLEVGGSSIPGNYILPRLIGLFKEAYPQAQISLQVSDTKGIVKALLEDEIELGVVGAHLPDPRLRYEVFAREELVLIVPPDHKWANRQYVELADLIQEPLIFREKGSGTRMITEQGFADKNISLKNLQIIAEMGSTEAIKQAVVAGIGVSILSYQAVLHEVKCRSLVALTVQDMSLFREFYIVYPQVRTLSPLAKAFIQFLLRHKMS
- a CDS encoding PhnD/SsuA/transferrin family substrate-binding protein, which translates into the protein MFLQIACCLLINFLLLGSTPALGADNGASIFFYNPDANLKDVSVLKARVGNYLKKTNLSMDFQPFIKFEVMMQQIEARKPSFLIISSWYYPILAQKYPLTPLLIPIKNGQKGYKKVLVTLEDIQDLKELSGKTLATTPLGDNTPELLADNFFKNNPVDISSMKIITVPKDLDALLAVSYKRVNLAMVVPHNIDILKAVNPAVAKIKIIYTSPEILHPLLVVLKDYASAEEIEKIKSIFLKMSESPDGKEVLNLLNYDRWIVPDEEILGHLE
- a CDS encoding ABC transporter substrate-binding protein — its product is MKFSIHLFLFLILMMTTSGLVELGLICLVEAGEEIVILKTNQKIPQYNLPAEAFKKALSYPVREFDIEGDLNKGRKLIEKIKHDKPRLIFAIGDKATFLAKEGFPDVPIIFSMVLNWKKLDLSKNKNITGISLDVPPESQFTHLKLIAPQISRIGVIYSPEASQELIRRAREISSGLGIKLVEVQVTSEKAVKKAWDGIKNQIDALWMVADPIVITQDNFEFLQKQTLQQKIPFLGYSENFVKAGALLSVSPDYETIGSQAASITLQILKDKQKPWDIQVTEPIGTVIVLNKATAKKLGLSLSDSILQLVNRTFE
- a CDS encoding tetratricopeptide repeat protein, encoding MEKVIKHQPVTILPSLNPGKEKMKDPDISATCLQQMIKDYEEALEVYTMDHFPVQYATLQHNLGNAYRKLAEIENRNENLKRALEAYEEALKVFTKEKFPTVHDLVKAIQLQAEQEVRISTQTSD
- a CDS encoding slipin family protein — its product is MGIGVMVVGFLLLVVILNSIRILKEYERAVIFRLGKLAPEGAIVGGNGPGLILLIPIIDKMVKISLRTVVLDVPPQDVITKDNVSIKVNAVVYFRVVDPNKAVVEVENYLYATSQLAQTTLRSVLGQVELDDLLSEREKINAHLQEILDRHTDPWGIKVSTVEVKHIDLPQEMQRAMARQAEAERERRAKVINAEGEYQASSRLAEAASIIATQPTALQLRFLQTLTEIAAENNSIVLFPVPIDLIRPFIKLIEEKK
- a CDS encoding ATP-binding cassette domain-containing protein; translated protein: MELLRVEGLKKYFGEIHAVDGIDLKFEEGVFTSIIGPNGAGKTSFINLLTGRFFPDSGKIFFKGEDITRFPIHRRVKRGIGRSFQITNILPRLTVFENIAIPTLSRMNKSLNLFSRFKRLTSVRKSVEDILQTIGLLEKSTLPAAALSHGDQRLLEIGMALASHPTLLILDEPTAGMNPVERVHILKNIKRLAVEQKTTFLIVEHDMDVVFSLSDRIIVLHRGKVLVDGRPEEIKEDPIVREVYLGDNPLTAIPRSSSWTPPVNEKQASASRPPTTHKILELQSIDTFYGFSHILQEISLEVNQGEVACLLGRNGVGKTTTLRSIMGLTPPRSGVIRFKGQDISKRKPYEIALLGIGYVPDDRRIFPELTVRQNLEIAQWVIPPVQGGWNLSKVYTLFPKLKDLENQKGRHLSGGEQKMLAIGRALMANPTLLLLDEPSEGLSPLLVQILREAIQNIRREGVTILLADQNLNFARAVADHAFILEKGRIQYEGSVEELWKNEALVKKYLAI
- a CDS encoding nodulation protein NfeD, which encodes MMKSLNFLLPKIKIVFYPGTLVFLLFTLPVFADSPKPRVQVIRIDSSINPVTEEFILQSIDTASKAEMESLIIELDTPGGLDSSMRNIVKGIFNSSIPVIVYVSPSGARAASAGVMITMAAHIAAMAPGTNIGAAHPVNLGGGMDEEMKKKVENDAIAYAQGIAQKRGRNEEWAAQAVKESVSVTAEKALELHIIDVVASNLPELLSQVHGRKVTLESGVKELNTKDADIVRVEMGLRHRILNTLTNPNIAYILMILGFYGLIFELSNPGAVLPGILGGICLILGLYSLQTLPINYAGLLLFLFGIMLLVLEVKVASYGALTIGGIVSMILGSIMLFESPEPYLRASWSVILPAVGTTAALILFALGVAIKARLSKPATGKEGMIGEIGTVYSKLDDREFKVFVHGEYWNAESDQMLEVGEKVEVIQVKGLKLKVRRAKRKEM
- a CDS encoding branched-chain amino acid ABC transporter permease, which codes for MKPYTVIGLCLLIVVLMILPLLASRFYLYITLQILMLSLFALGFNLLFGYTGLLSFGHAAFYATGAYATGLILKNVTNSLIPGVLGGTLAATLLALIIGFFCVRHTDVYFSMLTLAFGMMVYSLAWKWRDVTGGDDGLIGIPRAPLQIPGVFSLNMKAVSNYYYFVLIVTLLAILLLYTIVNSSFGLVLQGIRENSHRVEFAGIPIKRYRWIAFVISGFFAGLAGALLAPLENTVAPAAADWTKSSEPILASLLGGIHTFAGPIVGSALFILLKETVVRYTEYWLLVYGIILLLILLGLRGGVVGALIQFKAKAKR